One Dokdonia sp. Dokd-P16 genomic window carries:
- the cysQ gene encoding 3'(2'),5'-bisphosphate nucleotidase CysQ yields MNESWKTIAIQAAIKAGKVIMDVYHRDFDVAHKSDNSPLTEADLKAHEAILAHLKQTGIPILSEEGSEIPFEIRTKWDHFWMVDPLDGTKEFVKRNGEFTVNIALVVDDKPVFGVIYVPIMKTIYAGGSDDGASYKLVDPKDDMSWETLINKAIPLSRKLKKYTDLNLIKVVTSRSHLNLKTQEFVKNLQNAGKNTEVVPSGSAYKFCLVAEGTADVYPRFGPCMEWDTAAGDAICEGVGGAVYVENTSEKLLYNKESLFSPNFVAH; encoded by the coding sequence ATGAATGAATCTTGGAAAACTATCGCAATTCAAGCTGCAATAAAAGCAGGGAAAGTAATTATGGATGTTTATCATCGTGATTTTGATGTTGCACATAAATCAGATAATTCTCCGCTCACTGAGGCAGATCTAAAAGCTCATGAAGCTATTTTAGCTCATCTTAAGCAAACTGGGATTCCAATATTGAGTGAGGAAGGAAGTGAAATACCTTTTGAAATTCGTACAAAATGGGATCATTTTTGGATGGTAGATCCTCTCGATGGTACTAAGGAGTTTGTAAAACGCAACGGTGAGTTTACGGTAAATATCGCATTAGTAGTAGATGATAAACCTGTTTTTGGTGTGATTTATGTCCCTATAATGAAAACTATCTATGCTGGTGGATCTGATGATGGAGCTAGTTATAAGTTGGTTGATCCCAAAGATGATATGTCATGGGAAACGTTGATAAATAAGGCAATCCCGCTTTCGCGAAAGCTTAAAAAATACACAGATCTTAACCTTATTAAAGTGGTTACAAGTCGCTCACATTTAAATTTAAAAACGCAAGAATTTGTAAAGAACTTGCAAAATGCAGGTAAAAATACAGAAGTAGTACCATCTGGTAGTGCGTACAAGTTTTGTCTTGTTGCAGAAGGAACTGCAGATGTATATCCACGTTTTGGGCCTTGTATGGAATGGGATACTGCAGCAGGAGATGCTATTTGTGAAGGAGTAGGAGGAGCTGTTTATGTTGAGAATACAAGTGAGAAACTATTATACAATAAAGAATCACTTTTTAGTCCTAACTTCGTAGCACATTAA
- the rfbA gene encoding glucose-1-phosphate thymidylyltransferase RfbA gives MKGIVLAGGSGTRLSPLTIAVSKQLLPVYDKPMIFYPISVLMLAGIKEILIITTPEDSHLFERLLGDGSSLGCSFSYEVQESPNGLAEAFIIGESFIGNDKVALVLGDNIFYGNGLSQLLQSKNDVDGAAIFAYPVRDPERFGVVAFDKDMKATSIEEKPSIPKSNYAVPGIYFYDNEVVGIAKKIKPSERGELEITTINQEYLKKKKLSVGIMSRGMSWFDTGTVDALDDATEFIRVIQRNQSTMIACLEEIAYKMNWISYEALKASASRYGKGAYAQYINTV, from the coding sequence ATGAAAGGTATAGTACTTGCAGGCGGCTCGGGGACGCGTTTATCACCACTTACCATAGCGGTAAGCAAGCAGTTGTTACCTGTATATGATAAACCAATGATTTTCTATCCTATATCTGTATTAATGCTTGCCGGCATTAAAGAGATATTAATAATTACTACACCAGAAGACAGTCATCTTTTTGAGCGTTTACTTGGTGATGGTAGCTCATTAGGATGTTCGTTTTCTTATGAAGTGCAAGAATCACCTAATGGTCTAGCAGAAGCATTTATTATAGGTGAATCATTTATAGGAAATGATAAAGTTGCCTTAGTATTAGGTGATAATATCTTTTATGGTAATGGCCTTAGCCAGTTATTACAAAGCAAAAATGATGTAGATGGCGCGGCTATTTTTGCTTATCCTGTAAGGGATCCAGAACGATTTGGTGTCGTCGCTTTCGATAAGGATATGAAGGCAACAAGCATTGAGGAAAAACCGAGTATACCAAAATCAAATTACGCAGTTCCTGGAATTTATTTCTATGATAACGAGGTAGTGGGGATTGCAAAGAAGATAAAACCGTCAGAACGAGGAGAGCTAGAAATTACTACAATCAATCAAGAATATCTCAAGAAGAAAAAACTTTCAGTAGGTATTATGAGTAGGGGGATGTCTTGGTTTGATACAGGAACAGTAGATGCGCTAGATGATGCAACAGAATTTATAAGGGTGATACAACGCAATCAAAGCACGATGATAGCATGTCTTGAAGAAATCGCCTATAAGATGAATTGGATATCATACGAAGCACTTAAGGCAAGTGCATCAAGGTATGGTAAAGGTGCTTATGCACAATATATAAATACTGTATAG
- the rfbD gene encoding dTDP-4-dehydrorhamnose reductase — MSVTASNMEVTSKKIVVTGALGQLGMALQEQSKHHADFECIFLARKDLDISSRDNISLVLNKHQPDVVINTAAYTAVDAAEDDKKQAFLVNETAVGYLAEECKKRDCALIHVSTDYVFDGNKSTAYVESDKPNPQTVYGASKLGGELLIESSKISKYAIIRTSWVYSVYRHNFVKTMLRLGKERDSLSVVNDQLGCPTWANDLADTILTVARELKEDSSGVYHYSNKGSITWYDFAKAIFENAQIDVLITPVTSDLFPTKAKRPKNSVLDTHKIKKQFQVDIPEWEYSLQKMLKGL, encoded by the coding sequence ATGAGTGTTACTGCGAGTAATATGGAGGTCACTTCAAAAAAGATTGTAGTCACTGGGGCTCTTGGTCAGCTAGGGATGGCGTTACAAGAGCAGTCTAAGCATCATGCTGATTTTGAGTGTATATTTCTAGCTAGAAAGGACCTTGATATAAGTTCTCGTGATAATATCTCATTAGTACTTAATAAACATCAACCAGATGTTGTTATTAATACTGCTGCTTATACAGCTGTAGATGCTGCCGAAGATGATAAAAAACAGGCTTTTCTTGTTAATGAAACTGCAGTAGGTTATCTCGCCGAGGAGTGTAAAAAGCGAGATTGTGCATTAATTCATGTCTCTACAGATTATGTCTTTGATGGTAATAAATCCACTGCCTATGTAGAAAGTGATAAACCTAATCCGCAAACAGTTTATGGTGCGTCAAAACTAGGCGGAGAACTCTTAATTGAGTCTTCAAAAATATCAAAATACGCTATTATTCGTACCTCATGGGTGTACAGTGTCTATCGTCATAACTTTGTCAAGACAATGTTGCGTTTGGGAAAAGAACGTGATTCGCTCTCTGTTGTCAATGACCAGTTGGGTTGCCCTACCTGGGCAAATGACCTTGCAGATACTATTTTAACTGTTGCCCGAGAATTGAAAGAAGATAGTTCCGGTGTTTATCATTATTCTAATAAGGGAAGTATTACTTGGTATGATTTTGCAAAAGCCATCTTTGAGAACGCACAAATCGATGTGCTCATAACTCCAGTAACAAGCGATTTATTTCCTACCAAAGCAAAACGACCTAAAAATAGTGTGCTAGACACGCATAAGATTAAAAAGCAATTTCAAGTTGATATTCCAGAATGGGAATATTCGCTCCAAAAAATGCTCAAAGGACTATAA
- the rfbC gene encoding dTDP-4-dehydrorhamnose 3,5-epimerase, with protein MEFQKTAFKDLIICTPKVFEDDRGYFFESYNSEAFEKFAGFSPSFVQDNQSKSSFGVLRGLHFQIGKHAQSKLVRVIEGEVLDVVVDLRKEEPTYGKSFTIKLSGINKKQLFVPKGMAHGFITLSDTAIFAYKCDAFYDQKSERGLAYNDPSLKIDWLLDEREFLLSPKDLENPMLSELKNISF; from the coding sequence GTGGAATTTCAAAAAACAGCATTCAAAGATTTAATTATATGTACTCCAAAGGTGTTTGAAGATGATCGAGGTTACTTCTTTGAATCATATAATTCGGAAGCTTTTGAAAAATTTGCTGGTTTCTCCCCATCATTTGTTCAAGATAATCAGTCTAAATCATCTTTCGGAGTACTAAGAGGACTTCATTTCCAGATAGGAAAACATGCTCAGTCTAAACTTGTGAGGGTTATTGAGGGTGAGGTGCTGGATGTCGTTGTAGATCTTCGTAAAGAAGAGCCTACCTATGGAAAATCTTTTACTATCAAACTTTCGGGCATTAATAAAAAACAACTCTTTGTGCCTAAAGGAATGGCGCATGGGTTTATTACGTTGAGTGATACCGCTATTTTTGCATACAAATGTGACGCATTTTATGATCAAAAAAGTGAACGTGGACTGGCATACAATGATCCATCATTAAAGATTGATTGGTTACTTGATGAGCGTGAATTTCTGCTTTCCCCCAAGGATTTAGAGAACCCAATGCTCAGCGAACTTAAAAATATTTCTTTTTGA